From one Pseudomonadales bacterium genomic stretch:
- a CDS encoding AAA family ATPase, whose translation MYEEFYNLRAEPFRLSPDHRFCFNHSSYAKAKAYMKYAYQRAEGFVMITGRPGTGKTTLVNDLINSLDSREANVGMLVCTQLEAEDLLRMVADAFGIPSNTNQKSQLLQSLSKLFTDGYSAGKRALLIIDEAQDLSMSALEELRLLTNLQINSMPLLQIFLLGQEELRDMVQQPSMEQVHQRLVAACHLRTLQEDETKSYIKHRLGQVGWNGDPAISEAVYPVIHKFSLGIPRRINMLCSRLFLHGCVEELHQIGIQDAKIVLNEIKQEQLTSEEIPADSDFDVEDIYEKPELAPVENINEAKKKEPEKPPKVDHALEQAVKASSAPNSTIQKGAYHVGASEDASPDTEYRGPRSRKGPRRSGEDRRGEVRFEPRSSERRQNPGRRKEDTVSTLLSRRLWGKLKR comes from the coding sequence ATGTATGAAGAATTCTACAATCTACGGGCTGAACCATTTCGATTAAGCCCCGACCACCGCTTCTGTTTCAACCACAGCAGCTATGCCAAAGCCAAAGCCTACATGAAATACGCTTACCAGCGGGCTGAAGGTTTTGTCATGATCACAGGACGACCCGGCACCGGCAAAACAACGCTGGTGAATGATCTGATAAACAGCCTCGATTCACGCGAAGCCAATGTCGGCATGCTGGTTTGCACACAGCTGGAAGCAGAAGACCTTCTGAGAATGGTCGCCGACGCCTTCGGCATTCCCAGCAACACCAATCAGAAATCCCAGCTGTTGCAAAGCCTGTCCAAGCTGTTCACTGACGGCTACTCCGCAGGCAAGCGGGCACTGCTGATTATTGACGAAGCTCAGGATCTGTCGATGTCGGCGCTGGAAGAACTTCGACTCCTCACTAATCTGCAGATAAACAGTATGCCTTTACTACAGATTTTTCTGCTGGGCCAGGAGGAGCTCCGCGACATGGTTCAACAACCCAGCATGGAACAGGTGCACCAGCGTCTGGTAGCAGCCTGCCATTTACGCACGCTGCAGGAAGACGAAACCAAATCATATATCAAGCATCGGCTTGGCCAGGTTGGCTGGAACGGTGATCCCGCAATCAGCGAAGCGGTATACCCGGTCATTCACAAATTCAGCCTTGGTATTCCCCGTCGTATCAATATGCTGTGCAGCAGGCTTTTTCTTCATGGCTGTGTTGAGGAGCTTCACCAGATTGGCATCCAGGACGCTAAAATTGTTCTCAATGAAATCAAACAGGAACAGCTTACATCCGAGGAAATTCCGGCAGATAGTGATTTCGACGTAGAAGACATTTACGAAAAACCGGAGCTTGCGCCAGTAGAAAACATTAACGAAGCAAAAAAAAAAGAACCTGAAAAGCCCCCCAAAGTAGATCACGCTCTGGAACAGGCCGTAAAGGCTTCTTCGGCGCCAAACAGCACTATTCAGAAAGGCGCCTATCATGTTGGAGCCAGTGAAGATGCCAGCCCCGATACCGAATACCGTGGCCCAAGATCAAGGAAAGGGCCTCGCCGGTCGGGAGAAGACCGCCGGGGTGAAGTCCGCTTTGAACCTCGCTCCAGCGAACGGCGACAAAACCCTGGTCGCAGAAAAGAAGACACTGTATCCACCCTGCTTTCGAGGCGCCTCTGGGGAAAGCTGAAGCGCTGA
- a CDS encoding DUF1820 family protein, translated as MTKQPAHNKEPVYRISFFNQGQVYEIYARHIFQSDLWGFLEVEEFVFGERSQMIVDPAEEKLKNEFSSIKRSFIPMHSVVRIDEVEKEGACKITEVKGGSNVTAFPYPSAAPTRKD; from the coding sequence ATGACTAAACAACCCGCTCACAACAAAGAACCTGTTTATCGGATTTCCTTTTTTAATCAGGGCCAGGTTTATGAAATTTATGCCCGGCATATTTTTCAGAGCGACCTCTGGGGCTTTCTGGAGGTGGAGGAATTTGTTTTTGGTGAGCGTTCGCAGATGATTGTGGATCCGGCAGAAGAAAAGCTGAAAAACGAATTTTCTTCCATTAAACGCAGCTTCATCCCTATGCATTCTGTTGTCCGTATTGACGAAGTGGAAAAAGAAGGTGCCTGTAAAATTACCGAAGTGAAAGGTGGTAGCAACGTTACCGCATTTCCTTACCCAAGCGCAGCGCCCACTCGAAAAGATTGA
- a CDS encoding aminotransferase class I/II-fold pyridoxal phosphate-dependent enzyme, with amino-acid sequence MYINQATNEQLQQWEAELAGQYAAYLSNGLSLDLTRGKPSPAQLNLARSLDGILEGNYIADDGTDTRNYGGIDGLPAMKKLAAEILDTLPEETLIGGNSSLSLMYLYVMFCWVFGPNGKGSAWQNEGRVKFLCPVPGYDRHFAICEEFGIEMINIPMTDVGPDMDKVETLLRTDKSIKGMWCVPKYSNPTGCIYSDETVARLAKLGHLAADNFRIFYDNAYAVHDLKHNGNQLASLMNLCREEGTESSVIHFGSTSKVTFAGAGVAFLASSPANITELKKRLGIFTIGPDKINQLRHIKLFNCKADLVSHMQQHADLLRPRFACVEKHLHESFAGSDLGSWITPEGGYFVSFDTRPGLAKEVIRLAAEAGVKLTPAGATFPYGKDPEDKNIRIAPSFPSMEDIDQAMTVFTTCVKLASVRQALNG; translated from the coding sequence GTGTACATTAATCAAGCAACTAATGAGCAGCTGCAACAGTGGGAAGCCGAACTTGCCGGGCAATATGCTGCTTACCTAAGTAACGGGCTTTCACTGGACCTGACCCGAGGAAAACCTTCACCCGCCCAGCTCAATCTGGCGCGATCTCTCGATGGTATTCTGGAAGGTAACTACATTGCCGACGATGGCACAGACACTCGCAATTACGGCGGCATAGATGGTCTGCCCGCCATGAAAAAATTAGCAGCAGAAATCCTCGACACTCTCCCGGAAGAAACCCTGATAGGTGGAAACAGCAGTCTCAGCCTGATGTACCTTTATGTTATGTTCTGCTGGGTTTTTGGCCCCAACGGAAAAGGCTCTGCCTGGCAAAATGAAGGCCGTGTTAAATTCCTGTGCCCGGTGCCCGGATATGATCGCCACTTCGCTATCTGTGAAGAGTTTGGCATTGAAATGATTAACATTCCCATGACCGATGTCGGCCCCGACATGGATAAGGTTGAAACCTTATTGCGAACCGACAAATCCATCAAGGGCATGTGGTGTGTTCCCAAGTATTCAAACCCCACTGGCTGTATCTATAGCGATGAAACCGTGGCAAGACTGGCAAAACTGGGCCATCTTGCAGCAGATAATTTCCGTATTTTTTACGACAACGCCTACGCCGTACACGACCTGAAACATAATGGCAACCAGCTTGCGTCGCTGATGAATTTGTGTCGCGAGGAAGGCACAGAATCAAGCGTTATCCACTTCGGCTCAACATCAAAGGTCACCTTCGCTGGTGCCGGTGTCGCCTTTCTTGCCAGTTCACCCGCCAATATAACCGAACTGAAAAAACGGCTGGGAATATTTACCATCGGCCCCGACAAGATCAACCAGCTGCGCCACATAAAACTATTCAACTGCAAGGCCGATCTGGTATCCCACATGCAACAACACGCAGACCTTTTAAGACCTCGTTTTGCCTGTGTAGAAAAACATTTACATGAGAGTTTTGCCGGGTCTGATCTGGGGTCCTGGATAACACCGGAAGGCGGTTACTTTGTTTCGTTCGACACACGGCCTGGCCTGGCAAAAGAAGTGATACGGCTGGCAGCAGAAGCAGGCGTCAAGCTCACACCTGCGGGCGCAACATTCCCCTACGGGAAAGACCCTGAAGACAAAAATATTCGCATCGCCCCGTCATTTCCTTCAATGGAGGACATTGACCAGGCAATGACTGTATTTACCACTTGCGTGAAACTGGCTTCAGTCCGACAGGCACTGAACGGCTAG